CCGGTTACCCCATCATCAGCTGGTACTACGCCGACGAGAAAGCTCTCGGCGCCGGCACACCTGGGTTCAACCTTGGCGGTGTCAACGCTTCTGGCCAGTACCCAGAAATCCCTGGCTTCCCCAGGATGATTGACCCAGACACACCCAAGGATGCTTACCACCACAAGAGCTTTGAGGGAGAGACCTGGGATCTCGTATTCTCAGACGAGTTCGAGAAGGACGGCCGCACCTTCTTTGAAGGAGACGACCCATTCTTCACTGCCATGGACATCCACTACTGGCCCACCAAGTAAGTACACCGACGGCAATGGTTCTCACACCAGCGACTTTGAATGGTACGACCCTTCGGTTCCGACAACGCGCGATGgtcacctcgtcctcaccctcacgcAAGAGCCCATCAACGGCCTCATGTTCAAGTCGGGTATGGTCCAGACTTGGAACAAGCTCTGCTTCAACAAGAATGCCTACTTTGAGGTGTCGGCCTCACTCCCTGGTACCCCTAAGATTGGTGGTTTCTGGCCGGGTATCTGGACGATGGGCAACCTCGGCCGTGCAGGTTACGGTGCCACCAACGATGGAATGTGGCCGTACTCGTACTCGGAGTGTGACATTGGCATCATGCCCAACCAGTCCAACCTCGAGCAGACCGAGCCCTTAGTCGCATTCACTACTGGTGATCCGAACTACAACAACACTCTGTCGTATCTCCCTGGCCAGCGTTTGTCGGCTTGCAACTGCCCAGGCTACGACCATCCTGGACCAGAGGGTGTCGGTCGTGGTGCTGTCGAGATTGACATGATCGAGGCCCAGATGGACCTCAGCGTAGGACGTGGTATGGTCTCGCAGTCGGCTCAGGTCGCCCCCTACGACGACTATTACCAGTTCGACAACAGCTCTGACGCTGCCGTCATTTACGACAAGTCGATTACGCGCTTCAACACGTACCTCGGCAGTGTGTACCAGCAGGCCGTCTCTGGACTGTCGTACACAGAATCAAGGATCTACTCGAACGTGAGCGCCGAGTTTGGTGTGTTCGGTTTCGAGTACTCGTCCGACTACAACGACCCAAGCAACGGTTACATCCACTGGATCAACATGGGCAAGCCTGCCTGGACGATGTTTGCCAAGTCTGTTGGACCCAACCCTCGCACCGGCGTTGGGCAGCGCCTGATCTCGCAGGAGCCCATGTACATGAtcttcaacctcggcaTGTCCAACAATTTCGAATACGTCGACTTTGCCAACATTATGTTGCCGAACGAGATGCGGATCGACTACGTCCGCGTCTACCAGAGGCCGGGCGAGAGTAATGTTGGGTGCGACCCAGCTGGTGAGTCTTCTATGAATTTGCGCAAGTTAACCGTAGATCGTCCCACCGCCGCGTACATCGAAAAGTACGCCGAGTTGTACAACAACCCGAACCTCACCGTCTTCCCCGACCCTTGTGAGTCTCCTTTCCTCGGTTTGAGAAGCCGCGCTGACCCTTCAGCCAAGGGGCGCGAGTTCCCCAAAAACAAGATGACCCACCCCAATTGCTAGACGCCATCTCATACCGCGTGCACCGCGATAGCCCTGCGCTGTGCGCCCCATCACGTATCACGGATTGTAACGACGGACTCTTTTCGCTCTTCTCATTCACATGCGCccccgcgcgcgcgcacgcaCCGCCTCTCGTGCCAACCAAGCACATCACACAACCCATTCTCGTTCATAGATTGATAAACACTCGTATTGACATTGGCTGCGCCATCCGGGGGCTGTCGTCTGGGGAGGACGCACCTCCCACTACAATGCATCACTTTCCATCAGACGCAGCGGCACCCTCGATCTCAGACGGACTCTCAGAACCCGACTTGACACCGTGACGTATGACTGCGCACTCCTCTGGACTAAAGAACTGAGCGTCACCCTCGACTTCTTTGGCTCCTGAGTTCTGAAACCAGGCTCGTGAAATGTGAAAGCGTGGAAGGTTTGGGGGGTCCCGATCCCTGGCAGGAACAGTAATCTGCCATGGTTTCCAGCTAACAGGACCTCTGTTTCCATCTCGGCACGGCGTGCGCAATCGTGCAGATAGCCTGTGCGGCCGGATCACCGACAACTCGGCACGCGCCGCACGCCAAGCCGCCTAGCTGCAACATGGCTGGTCGTATTACATTCAACGCTGCATACTCGATTCGACTGCAAGCTACTGCGACGCATGGCAGGAATGGAACAGCGGGTAACTTTATGAGGCACAGGACTGTTCCGGCGGGAAGCGGGGCGAACATTGTGCTGCCGCCGTCTACCGTCACATTATCGCCCAACTACAACCTCACACAGCTGGCACAGCTGACCATGCATACCCACCCCCCACGGCCGAGGATCGGTATGCGTGAAAACAAAAGTGCCACCCCGCAGAGCAGACTAGTCTTGCCGAACAACCATCGTCGCTTAAACTGGCAGTTTCCATCCGCATCTACTATGAGCAATGCGGGTACTCACAAAGTGGTCGTTCTGGACAATTTCGTGTCTAGCCTTCACCAGCCTCTTTCATGGCCGGGCAATGACAAGCCGCCTCCACAGGTCGAGGTTTCGCAGCGGCTTCTTGTGCCCCAATCCAGTGCTTGCGCATCTCGGTCTTGGTCTCGTCGAACTCCTTCTTCCTTGGGTTGGAGGCGGACGCCCACGGCGTCGACTGTGGCCATGAGGCTGGCAGTGGAACTAGTCAGAGTTGTCCATTTACTCTGGGTGTCCTCAAGTCTTGGGCCCTATCGCATCAGCGTGGGACGGGTGTGTGACCACGACGTCGCCAGGCGACAGAGACACTGTACGGACCCCAGCACAAACACCGCAGAGCCCGGGGGCACGAGCTCGCACTCGGAGCAGATACCGACACGGAAGCAAAGCGCAAAGTCCTGCGACAGCGTGCCGAGGGACGTGTAGACCGTGTGGCATGCCAGGTGGAGCGTGTAATCAAGCGATAGTGTGGAGTAGCTGAGGTCAACTGAGGAGCAGAGGACGCACATGTAGTTCCCGTTTGGGGGACGTTACCTTGGGCTGCAAAAAGCATGTCCATTGGTTGATACTGTGTCCGCATCGGGCGTACTGTCCTCGGAGcagcaggaggagaggaagcaAAGGGGCGTTAGGAAGGTaaagaggatgaggaggatgggggAGAATGGGCGAGTCGCGAGAATTTATGCTGCTGGCACTTGGACTGGTCCTCTCCCATACCTCGCCCAGTCGCTCTCGCTGCCCTCGTAGTCATTCGCTTCGTGCCAGCCGCGCAGCAGTAGCAGTGTCTGACAGTTCAACGCCTCCCCTCGGTCCTCACTACCTTCAGCCAC
Above is a genomic segment from Cutaneotrichosporon cavernicola HIS019 DNA, chromosome: 1 containing:
- a CDS encoding uncharacterized protein (Beta-glucan synthesis-associated protein), encoding MFGQRNRKSFSAPKIFGGTGNSGSGTSPLLASAHTPASEYARLSETSLAGNDSPNSSMRGPGGTRYGPQATVSSFTSARYGPTADSPSSSSHGHYAVQVEPVALRTAGSGAGTGPMSGIDEADLDDQLHTFTAAEKKDLTAPFTFRSWRGWANALTLLVMLSGFVVLFAGYPIISWYYADEKALGAGTPGFNLGGVNASGQYPEIPGFPRMIDPDTPKDAYHHKSFEGETWDLVFSDEFEKDGRTFFEGDDPFFTAMDIHYWPTNDFEWYDPSVPTTRDGHLVLTLTQEPINGLMFKSGMVQTWNKLCFNKNAYFEVSASLPGTPKIGGFWPGIWTMGNLGRAGYGATNDGMWPYSYSECDIGIMPNQSNLEQTEPLVAFTTGDPNYNNTLSYLPGQRLSACNCPGYDHPGPEGVGRGAVEIDMIEAQMDLSVGRGMVSQSAQVAPYDDYYQFDNSSDAAVIYDKSITRFNTYLGSVYQQAVSGLSYTESRIYSNVSAEFGVFGFEYSSDYNDPSNGYIHWINMGKPAWTMFAKSVGPNPRTGVGQRLISQEPMYMIFNLGMSNNFEYVDFANIMLPNEMRIDYVRVYQRPGESNVGCDPADRPTAAYIEKYAELYNNPNLTVFPDPSKGREFPKNKMTHPNC